In Sphingomonas sp., a single window of DNA contains:
- the rpsF gene encoding 30S ribosomal protein S6, protein MALYEHVFLARQDLAQAQVDALAETATKIIEDNNGKVVKTETWGLRSLAYRIAKNRKAHYVMLEIDAPAGVVAELERQTQINEDVIRYMTVKVDGHEAGPSVMMRKGDRERRGRRDRDGNFEGE, encoded by the coding sequence ATGGCTCTGTACGAGCATGTGTTCCTTGCGCGCCAGGATCTGGCACAGGCGCAAGTGGACGCGCTGGCGGAAACCGCCACCAAGATCATCGAAGACAACAACGGCAAGGTCGTCAAGACTGAAACCTGGGGTCTTCGCAGCCTCGCCTACCGCATCGCAAAGAACCGCAAGGCGCATTACGTGATGCTCGAAATCGACGCGCCGGCCGGCGTGGTCGCCGAGCTGGAGCGCCAGACGCAGATCAACGAAGACGTGATCCGCTACATGACCGTCAAGGTGGACGGCCATGAGGCAGGTCCCTCCGTAATGATGCGCAAGGGCGACCGCGAGCGTCGCGGCCGTCGCGACCGCGATGGCAATTTCGAAGGCGAATAA
- the fabF gene encoding beta-ketoacyl-ACP synthase II, translating to MRRVVVTGLGLVTPLGADVETAWKNILASKSGAGTITKFDATDFQSNYACEVKPADHAYGFDAGKRVDHKIQRQVDPFIVFGIDAAGQAIEDAGLLDMPEEMRFRAGCSIGSGIGGLPGIESESLVLHEKGPKRVSPHFVHGRLINLISGQVSIKYGLMGPNHAVVTACSTGAHSIGDAARMIAMDDADIMLAGGAESTICPIGIAGFGQARALSTGFRDDPAKASRPWDKDRDGFVMGEGAGVVVLEEYEHAKRRGAKIYAEVVGYGLSGDAYHVTAPHPEGSGAFRSMQMAVRKSGLSLADIGYINAHGTSTPLGDELELGAVRRLFGDAIGDLSMSSTKSAIGHLLGGAGAVESIFCILALRDQIVPPTLNLDNPSDNCVGIDLVPHVAKERKVKAVLNNSFGFGGTNASLVMKAL from the coding sequence ATGCGCCGCGTAGTCGTGACCGGCCTGGGCCTCGTCACCCCGCTGGGGGCCGATGTCGAAACCGCCTGGAAGAACATCCTCGCCAGCAAGTCCGGCGCGGGCACGATCACCAAGTTCGACGCGACGGATTTCCAGAGCAACTATGCCTGCGAAGTGAAGCCGGCCGATCATGCATATGGCTTCGATGCCGGCAAGCGCGTCGATCACAAGATTCAGCGTCAGGTCGATCCGTTCATCGTCTTCGGCATCGATGCCGCGGGCCAGGCGATCGAGGATGCCGGCCTGCTCGACATGCCCGAAGAGATGCGCTTCCGCGCGGGCTGCTCGATCGGCTCTGGCATCGGCGGCCTGCCGGGCATCGAGAGCGAATCGCTTGTGCTCCACGAAAAGGGCCCGAAGCGCGTATCGCCGCACTTCGTCCATGGCCGCCTGATCAACCTGATCTCGGGCCAGGTCTCGATCAAATACGGTCTGATGGGTCCGAACCATGCGGTGGTCACCGCCTGTTCGACCGGCGCCCACTCGATCGGCGACGCCGCGCGGATGATCGCGATGGACGATGCCGACATCATGCTCGCCGGTGGTGCGGAAAGCACGATCTGCCCGATCGGCATTGCCGGCTTCGGCCAGGCACGGGCGCTCTCCACCGGCTTCCGCGACGATCCCGCCAAGGCCAGCCGTCCTTGGGACAAGGACCGCGACGGCTTTGTCATGGGCGAAGGCGCCGGTGTGGTCGTGCTCGAGGAATATGAGCACGCCAAGCGCCGCGGCGCGAAGATCTACGCCGAAGTGGTGGGCTACGGCCTGTCGGGCGATGCCTATCACGTGACCGCGCCGCACCCCGAAGGCTCGGGCGCGTTCCGATCGATGCAGATGGCGGTCCGCAAGTCGGGCCTGTCGCTTGCCGACATCGGCTATATCAACGCGCACGGCACCTCGACGCCGCTGGGCGACGAGCTCGAGCTGGGCGCGGTGCGCCGCCTGTTCGGCGATGCGATCGGCGACCTGTCGATGAGCTCGACAAAATCGGCGATCGGCCACCTTCTGGGCGGCGCCGGCGCGGTGGAGAGCATCTTCTGCATCCTTGCGCTGCGCGACCAGATCGTGCCGCCGACGCTCAACCTCGACAATCCGAGCGACAATTGCGTCGGCATCGATCTGGTGCCGCACGTTGCCAAGGAGCGGAAGGTGAAGGCCGTGCTGAACAATTCGTTCGGCTTCGGCGGTACCAATGCCAGCCTGGTGATGAAGGCGCTCTGA
- the rpsR gene encoding 30S ribosomal protein S18, giving the protein MARPFFRRRKSCPFSAKDAPRIDYKDVRLLQGFVSERGKIVPSRITSVSAKKQRELAQAIKRARHLGLLPYIVK; this is encoded by the coding sequence ATGGCACGACCCTTTTTCCGCCGCCGCAAGAGCTGCCCGTTCTCCGCGAAGGACGCCCCCCGGATCGACTATAAGGACGTCCGGCTGCTGCAGGGCTTCGTCTCCGAGCGCGGCAAGATCGTCCCCTCGCGCATCACCTCGGTGAGCGCGAAGAAGCAGCGTGAGCTGGCCCAGGCCATCAAGCGCGCGCGTCACCTGGGCCTGCTGCCCTACATCGTTAAGTAA
- a CDS encoding acyl carrier protein, translating into MANQEEITTRVQALVVDHLGVDAKDVVPTASFTDDLGADSLDIVELVMAFEEEFGVEIPDDAAEKISTVGDAVAYISEHQQG; encoded by the coding sequence ATGGCCAACCAGGAAGAGATCACCACCCGCGTGCAGGCGCTCGTTGTCGACCATCTCGGCGTCGACGCCAAGGACGTGGTGCCGACCGCGAGCTTCACCGATGACCTCGGCGCGGACAGCCTCGATATCGTCGAGCTGGTGATGGCCTTCGAGGAAGAGTTCGGGGTCGAGATCCCGGACGACGCCGCGGAGAAGATCAGCACCGTCGGCGACGCCGTTGCCTACATCTCCGAGCACCAGCAGGGCTGA
- the fabD gene encoding ACP S-malonyltransferase: MRAFLFPGQGSQAVGMGKALAEASPAAREVFQEVDDALGQHLFKLMSEGPESDLTLTANAQPAIMANAIAVLRVLEKEGGIRLAEKADFVAGHSLGEYTALCAAGALDLSTTATLLRKRGDAMQSAVPVGEGAMAALLGADLVKAQAIADAAAEGEVCTVANDNDPTQVVISGVRAAIERAVAIAKDHGAKRALLLPVSAPFHCPLMQPAADAMAAALAEVAIQAPLVPVYANVTAAPVADPATIRTLLIEQVTGMVRWRESVLGMFDTGVHDFVELGGKVLGGMVKRITPDATMTSVVTMDDIEALVKAL; the protein is encoded by the coding sequence ATGCGCGCGTTTCTTTTCCCCGGTCAGGGCAGCCAGGCCGTCGGCATGGGCAAGGCCCTGGCCGAAGCAAGCCCCGCCGCGCGCGAAGTGTTCCAGGAAGTCGACGACGCGCTGGGCCAGCATCTCTTCAAGCTGATGAGCGAGGGGCCCGAGAGCGACCTGACGCTCACCGCCAACGCCCAGCCGGCGATCATGGCCAATGCCATCGCGGTGCTGCGCGTGCTCGAGAAGGAAGGCGGCATCCGCCTGGCCGAGAAGGCCGATTTCGTCGCGGGCCACTCGCTCGGCGAATATACCGCGCTGTGCGCCGCGGGCGCGCTGGACCTTTCCACGACGGCGACGCTGCTGCGCAAGCGCGGCGATGCGATGCAGTCGGCGGTGCCGGTGGGCGAGGGGGCGATGGCGGCGCTGCTCGGTGCGGATCTCGTCAAGGCGCAAGCGATCGCGGATGCCGCGGCCGAGGGCGAGGTGTGCACCGTCGCCAACGACAATGATCCGACCCAAGTGGTGATCTCGGGCGTGCGCGCCGCGATCGAGCGGGCGGTCGCGATCGCCAAGGACCACGGCGCCAAGCGCGCGCTGCTACTGCCCGTCTCCGCACCGTTCCACTGCCCATTGATGCAGCCCGCCGCCGACGCGATGGCCGCCGCGCTCGCCGAGGTGGCGATCCAGGCGCCGCTGGTGCCGGTCTATGCCAATGTGACTGCTGCTCCGGTCGCGGACCCGGCGACGATCCGCACGCTGCTCATTGAGCAGGTGACCGGCATGGTCCGCTGGCGCGAATCGGTTTTGGGGATGTTCGACACGGGCGTGCACGATTTCGTGGAACTGGGCGGCAAGGTGCTTGGCGGCATGGTCAAGCGCATCACCCCCGATGCGACCATGACCAGCGTCGTGACGATGGATGACATTGAAGCGCTCGTGAAGGCGCTCTGA
- a CDS encoding potassium transporter Kup, which yields MAQQASDGPDPAHPHQEKFGALAIGAIGVVFGDIGTSPLYSLKESFIGHHKLALDPAHIYGVLSLIFWTMTSIVTIKYVALILRADNKGEGGSLALLALITRKMADTRWRVAITMTGVIATALFYGDAIITPAISVLSAVEGLTTVQAGFTPLVLPVTVAILIALFAIQSRGTAAVGKLFGPVMLVYFAVIAVLGIRGILAAPEILWALNPWYAVKFFLLDPGLAFLALGSVVLAVTGAEALYADMGHFGRRAIMVSWLYIAFPCLMLNYLGQSASILRNPAMIENPFFLMAPDWARLPLVLLATMATVIASQAVISGAFSVSQQAVQLGFLPRLRILHTSAKAAGQIYVPLVNWGLLVMVVLLALGFRNSSNLASAYGIAVTGTMFITACMLGVLTFAVWKWNKLLAGFVTGVFLLIDGAYFASNITKIPDGGWFPLLVAAVAFLLLTTWSRGRRLVLDRLQEGAMPIALFIRSAAQTATRVKGTAVFLTSTPDSIPPALLHNLKHNKVLHERIVLLTVAIEPVPHVRGAEATTMDPLGDGFFRVVLHYGFMDEVDVPMALAAIQECGAPFRPMETSYFLARQTLLPSSRPGMAIWREKLFAWMVRNAESAMEFFKLPTNRVVELGSQLEI from the coding sequence GTGGCGCAGCAAGCGAGCGACGGGCCTGATCCCGCGCATCCGCATCAGGAAAAATTCGGCGCGCTGGCGATTGGCGCGATCGGCGTGGTGTTCGGCGACATCGGAACGTCGCCGCTCTATTCGCTCAAGGAAAGTTTCATCGGCCACCACAAGCTGGCGCTGGATCCGGCGCACATCTATGGGGTGCTGTCGCTGATCTTCTGGACGATGACTTCGATCGTCACGATCAAGTACGTCGCGCTGATCCTGCGTGCCGACAACAAGGGCGAAGGCGGCAGCCTCGCGCTGCTCGCGCTGATCACCCGCAAGATGGCCGATACGCGCTGGCGCGTCGCGATCACGATGACGGGGGTGATTGCCACCGCGTTGTTCTATGGCGACGCGATCATCACCCCTGCCATCTCGGTGCTGTCGGCAGTCGAGGGCCTGACGACGGTGCAGGCGGGGTTCACTCCTCTCGTGTTGCCGGTAACGGTGGCGATCCTCATCGCGCTGTTCGCCATCCAGTCGCGCGGAACGGCGGCCGTGGGCAAGCTGTTCGGGCCGGTGATGCTGGTCTATTTCGCGGTGATCGCGGTGCTTGGAATCCGCGGCATCCTCGCCGCGCCCGAGATCCTGTGGGCGCTCAACCCCTGGTATGCGGTCAAGTTCTTCCTGCTCGACCCCGGCCTCGCCTTCCTGGCACTGGGCTCGGTGGTACTGGCAGTGACCGGCGCCGAGGCGCTTTATGCGGACATGGGCCATTTCGGCCGCCGCGCGATCATGGTGTCCTGGCTCTACATCGCCTTCCCATGCCTGATGCTCAACTATCTGGGCCAGTCGGCGTCGATCCTGCGCAATCCGGCGATGATCGAGAACCCGTTCTTCCTGATGGCACCGGACTGGGCCCGCCTGCCGCTTGTCCTCCTCGCCACCATGGCGACGGTGATCGCGAGCCAAGCAGTGATCTCGGGCGCCTTCTCGGTGTCGCAGCAGGCGGTACAGCTCGGCTTCCTGCCGCGGCTGCGCATTCTCCACACCAGTGCCAAGGCGGCGGGGCAGATCTATGTGCCCCTGGTCAACTGGGGCCTGTTGGTGATGGTGGTGCTGCTGGCGCTCGGCTTCCGCAACTCGAGCAATCTCGCCTCGGCCTATGGCATCGCGGTGACCGGAACGATGTTCATCACTGCCTGCATGCTCGGCGTGCTCACCTTTGCGGTGTGGAAATGGAACAAGCTGCTTGCCGGCTTCGTCACCGGCGTCTTCCTGCTGATCGACGGCGCCTATTTCGCGTCGAACATCACCAAGATCCCCGATGGCGGCTGGTTCCCGCTGCTGGTGGCGGCGGTGGCGTTCCTGCTGCTGACCACCTGGTCGCGCGGTCGGCGCCTCGTGCTGGACCGGCTGCAGGAAGGCGCGATGCCGATCGCGCTGTTCATCCGTTCGGCGGCGCAGACCGCGACGCGGGTGAAGGGCACTGCGGTGTTCCTCACCTCCACGCCGGACAGCATCCCGCCGGCGCTGCTCCACAATCTGAAACACAACAAGGTGCTGCACGAGCGGATCGTGTTGCTCACCGTCGCGATCGAGCCGGTGCCCCATGTGCGCGGCGCGGAGGCGACCACGATGGACCCGCTGGGCGACGGCTTCTTCCGCGTCGTGCTCCATTATGGTTTCATGGACGAGGTGGACGTGCCGATGGCGCTCGCCGCCATCCAGGAGTGCGGCGCGCCGTTCCGGCCGATGGAGACCAGCTACTTCCTCGCCCGGCAGACACTGCTGCCCTCGTCGCGTCCCGGCATGGCGATCTGGCGCGAGAAGCTATTCGCCTGGATGGTGCGCAATGCCGAAAGCGCGATGGAGTTCTTCAAGCTCCCCACCAACCGCGTGGTCGAACTCGGCAGCCAGCTGGAAATCTGA
- the mltG gene encoding endolytic transglycosylase MltG has translation MAKNARPRSARRAPARRSRGPRVLLVAALLLVAAFAGGWFLWAGPGPATQELSVVVPEGATLSRAARELEKAGAITSRPIFLTFAKAFGGTGTIRAGEYRIAPRTSARQILEMLQNGKTLQRLVTVPEGMPSILVADALAKAPALTGTAKTPEEGSVLPDSYAYVRDEARAVVLLRMQKAMTAYLAKAWAGRDKGLVVTTPREAIILASIVEKETGKPTERTTVAAVYANRLKAGMPLQADPTIIYPITKGKPLGRRILQSELRAKNGYNTYAMNGLPEGPIANPGRASIDAVLHPAQSKALYFVADGTGGHVFAETYAQHQANVAKWYAIRRARGEM, from the coding sequence ATGGCGAAGAACGCGCGACCCCGATCCGCCAGGCGTGCGCCCGCGCGCAGGAGCCGGGGGCCGCGCGTTCTTCTCGTCGCCGCGCTGCTGCTGGTTGCAGCCTTTGCCGGCGGCTGGTTCCTTTGGGCAGGGCCAGGTCCGGCGACGCAGGAGTTGAGCGTCGTCGTGCCCGAAGGCGCGACGCTTTCGCGGGCGGCGCGGGAGCTGGAAAAGGCCGGCGCGATCACGTCGCGCCCGATCTTCCTGACCTTTGCCAAGGCGTTCGGCGGGACCGGCACCATCCGCGCGGGCGAATATCGCATCGCCCCGCGTACCAGCGCACGGCAGATTCTGGAGATGCTCCAGAACGGCAAGACGCTGCAGCGGCTGGTGACGGTGCCCGAGGGGATGCCGTCGATCCTCGTCGCCGACGCACTGGCCAAGGCGCCCGCGCTCACCGGCACAGCGAAGACGCCCGAAGAGGGCTCGGTGCTGCCCGACAGCTATGCCTATGTCCGCGACGAAGCGCGGGCGGTGGTACTGCTGCGCATGCAGAAGGCAATGACCGCCTATCTCGCCAAGGCCTGGGCCGGACGTGACAAGGGGCTTGTGGTGACCACGCCCCGTGAGGCGATCATCCTCGCCTCGATCGTCGAGAAGGAAACCGGCAAGCCCACCGAGCGCACCACGGTGGCGGCAGTCTATGCGAACCGGCTGAAGGCGGGCATGCCGCTCCAAGCGGATCCGACGATCATCTATCCGATCACCAAGGGCAAGCCGCTCGGCCGCCGCATCCTCCAGTCCGAGCTGCGCGCGAAGAACGGCTACAACACCTATGCGATGAACGGCCTGCCCGAGGGGCCGATCGCCAATCCGGGACGTGCATCGATCGACGCGGTGTTGCATCCGGCGCAATCCAAGGCGCTGTACTTCGTCGCCGATGGTACAGGCGGCCATGTCTTCGCCGAGACCTATGCCCAGCATCAGGCGAATGTGGCGAAATGGTATGCCATTCGCCGAGCGCGCGGGGAAATGTAA
- the fabG gene encoding 3-oxoacyl-[acyl-carrier-protein] reductase, with product MFDLTGMTALVTGASGGIGSAIAKALTAQGAKLAVSGSNADKLEAFRASLGGEHVALTCNLSDRAAVDALVPQAVEALGGKLDILVNNAGVTRDNLAMRMKDEEWEQVIQVNLEAAFRLMRAAAKPMMKARFGRMVSITSVVGATGNPGQANYAASKAGLVGMSKALAQELASRNITVNCVAPGFIRSAMTDVLPDAQKEALLGRIPAGKLGEGEDIGAAVVYLASEEASYVTGQTLHVNGGMAML from the coding sequence ATGTTCGATCTTACGGGAATGACCGCGCTCGTCACGGGCGCTTCGGGGGGTATCGGATCGGCGATCGCCAAGGCACTGACGGCGCAGGGCGCCAAGCTCGCCGTGTCGGGCTCCAATGCCGACAAGCTGGAAGCCTTCCGCGCGAGCCTGGGCGGCGAGCATGTCGCGCTGACCTGCAACCTCTCCGATCGCGCCGCGGTCGATGCGCTCGTCCCGCAGGCGGTGGAAGCGCTGGGCGGCAAGCTCGACATCCTCGTCAACAATGCCGGCGTCACCCGCGACAATCTCGCCATGCGGATGAAGGACGAGGAGTGGGAGCAGGTGATCCAGGTCAATCTGGAAGCCGCGTTCCGCCTGATGCGCGCCGCCGCCAAGCCGATGATGAAGGCGCGGTTCGGTCGCATGGTCTCGATCACGTCGGTCGTCGGTGCCACCGGCAATCCGGGCCAGGCCAACTATGCCGCCTCCAAGGCCGGCCTGGTCGGCATGTCCAAGGCGCTGGCGCAGGAACTCGCCAGCCGCAACATCACCGTCAACTGTGTCGCGCCGGGCTTCATCCGGTCGGCAATGACCGACGTTCTGCCCGATGCGCAAAAAGAGGCGCTGCTCGGCCGCATTCCTGCCGGAAAGCTGGGCGAGGGCGAGGATATCGGCGCGGCGGTCGTCTATCTCGCGAGTGAGGAAGCGTCCTATGTCACGGGGCAGACCTTGCACGTGAACGGCGGCATGGCGATGCTCTGA
- a CDS encoding PEPxxWA-CTERM sorting domain-containing protein, producing MKTVLAGAASLIAATPCAANASIIVLGKCGSVASSSGCLFLGNINGNDNVFNPNSHKQAELVYNVYNNFVPSARPNITLNYLFDTSSTSGLITGAGTASGTWSTPGYAIDYMAVKAGSYFSLYKVADLSSGSWNTMDIPHGKNAKDLSHIVFFGSAAVAGVPEPATWGMMIAGVGMAGGALRRRRARQQLRVATA from the coding sequence ATGAAGACGGTTCTGGCCGGCGCGGCCTCGCTGATCGCCGCAACACCCTGCGCGGCAAATGCCTCGATCATCGTTCTAGGGAAGTGTGGCTCGGTCGCATCGTCGAGCGGCTGCCTGTTCTTGGGCAACATCAACGGCAACGACAACGTCTTCAATCCGAACAGCCATAAGCAGGCCGAGCTCGTCTACAACGTCTACAACAATTTCGTGCCCAGCGCCCGCCCGAACATCACACTCAACTATCTGTTCGACACGAGCAGCACCTCGGGGCTGATCACCGGCGCCGGCACCGCGTCGGGCACCTGGTCGACGCCGGGTTATGCGATCGACTATATGGCGGTGAAGGCTGGCAGCTATTTCTCGCTCTACAAGGTCGCCGATCTGAGCAGCGGCAGCTGGAACACGATGGACATCCCGCACGGCAAGAATGCCAAGGACTTGTCGCACATCGTCTTCTTCGGCTCCGCGGCGGTGGCCGGGGTGCCCGAGCCGGCAACCTGGGGCATGATGATCGCCGGCGTCGGGATGGCAGGTGGCGCGCTGCGCCGCCGCCGCGCCCGCCAGCAGCTGCGCGTCGCCACCGCGTGA
- the rplI gene encoding 50S ribosomal protein L9 — MDVILLERVEKLGHIGDVVKVKDGFARNFLLPRKKALRANEANRKVFEANRERIESENASRRVEAEQESKTLEGVSVTLIRQASNVGQLYGSVAVRDLVDVLTADGHKVNKAQIVLDRPIKAIGVYEVRVALHPEVAVTIKVNVARSPEEAEMQAQGVDVMSAMFEREETGFTEDYDPNAEPGEIATEAPAAEDAQG; from the coding sequence ATGGATGTCATTCTGCTGGAGCGCGTCGAGAAGCTCGGCCACATCGGCGACGTGGTGAAGGTGAAGGACGGCTTTGCCCGTAACTTCCTTCTGCCGCGCAAGAAGGCGCTGCGCGCCAACGAAGCCAACCGCAAGGTCTTCGAAGCCAACCGTGAGCGCATCGAGTCCGAGAACGCGAGCCGTCGCGTCGAGGCCGAGCAGGAATCGAAGACGCTCGAGGGCGTTTCGGTGACCCTGATCCGCCAGGCGTCGAACGTCGGCCAGCTGTACGGCTCGGTCGCGGTGCGCGACCTGGTCGACGTGCTGACCGCGGACGGCCACAAGGTCAACAAGGCGCAGATCGTGCTCGACCGTCCGATCAAGGCGATCGGCGTGTACGAAGTCCGCGTTGCGCTGCACCCGGAAGTCGCGGTGACCATCAAGGTCAACGTCGCACGCTCGCCGGAAGAAGCCGAGATGCAGGCGCAGGGCGTCGACGTCATGTCGGCGATGTTCGAGCGCGAAGAAACCGGCTTCACCGAGGATTACGATCCCAACGCAGAGCCGGGCGAGATCGCGACCGAAGCCCCCGCCGCGGAAGACGCGCAGGGCTGA
- a CDS encoding S10 family serine carboxypeptidase-like protein — MRRAALLCLLLATTSPAWAQEKPAAKVPDHREQMKVEAEAAWAKPPVDETAAVSHGAVTVGGQRIAYTATAGTLTIRDDDGKPTASYFYTAYVRDGAARAQRPVTFFYNGGPGSPTIWLHMGSFAPVRVTTANPEYIRPAPYGFGPNPDSLIDKSDLVFIDALGAGWSRPLGEKTGKDFWGVDQDADGFARAILRYTSKFDRWPSPKFLFGESYGTLRNPVVAAKLEEAGLSLNGMVQFSTIMNYGVRQPGYDQNFLTLFPTMAATAWYHNRLQNRPADLPTFLAEVRAFTSGPYAAALAKGSTISTEEKATVARKMSEYTGISEAYILRADLRLTLPRFQTELLRDRRLAVGRLDSRYLLNMTDANADSPSDDPASTAVTGAFVATFQDYATRVLGYKTDMPYRMTARGPGFDWDWKHRAPDGSGTHLAPNSAADLAYTMRTNPYLKVLFINGYYDFATPFYGAEFDVSHMLLDPQLQKNIRFTYYDAGHMVYLNPQTMPQMHRDLSAWYDEALRAATSSRPPARPGAKAAQN; from the coding sequence ATGCGTCGTGCTGCTCTTCTGTGCTTGTTGCTCGCCACCACCAGTCCGGCATGGGCGCAGGAAAAGCCGGCGGCCAAGGTTCCGGACCATCGCGAGCAGATGAAGGTGGAGGCGGAAGCCGCTTGGGCCAAGCCTCCGGTGGACGAGACCGCCGCCGTCAGCCACGGCGCCGTCACCGTCGGCGGTCAGCGGATCGCCTATACCGCCACTGCGGGCACGCTCACCATCCGCGACGATGACGGCAAGCCCACCGCCTCCTATTTCTACACTGCCTATGTCCGCGACGGCGCGGCGCGCGCGCAGCGGCCGGTGACGTTCTTCTACAATGGCGGCCCGGGATCGCCGACGATCTGGCTGCACATGGGCAGCTTCGCGCCGGTCCGCGTCACCACCGCCAATCCCGAATATATCCGTCCGGCGCCCTATGGCTTCGGTCCCAATCCGGACTCGCTGATCGACAAGAGCGACCTCGTCTTCATCGATGCGCTCGGCGCCGGCTGGTCGCGGCCGCTGGGGGAGAAGACCGGCAAGGATTTCTGGGGCGTCGACCAGGATGCCGACGGCTTCGCCCGCGCCATCCTGCGCTACACCAGCAAGTTCGATCGCTGGCCTTCGCCAAAGTTCCTGTTCGGCGAGAGCTATGGCACGCTGCGCAATCCCGTGGTTGCGGCAAAGCTGGAGGAGGCGGGGCTGAGCCTCAATGGCATGGTCCAGTTCTCGACGATCATGAACTACGGTGTCCGCCAGCCCGGCTACGACCAGAATTTCCTGACGCTTTTCCCGACCATGGCGGCGACCGCTTGGTACCATAACCGGCTCCAGAACCGCCCGGCCGACCTGCCGACGTTCCTCGCCGAGGTGCGCGCCTTTACCAGCGGGCCCTATGCCGCGGCGCTCGCCAAGGGCTCGACCATCTCGACCGAGGAGAAGGCGACGGTGGCTCGGAAGATGTCGGAATATACCGGCATCAGCGAGGCTTATATCCTGCGCGCCGATTTGCGGCTCACCCTACCGCGCTTCCAGACCGAGTTGCTGCGCGACCGTCGCCTTGCCGTCGGCCGTCTGGACTCGCGCTATCTGCTCAACATGACCGACGCCAATGCCGACAGCCCGAGCGACGATCCGGCCTCGACCGCGGTCACCGGCGCCTTCGTCGCCACCTTCCAGGACTATGCGACGCGGGTGCTCGGCTACAAGACCGACATGCCCTATCGGATGACCGCGCGCGGCCCCGGCTTTGACTGGGACTGGAAGCATCGCGCACCCGACGGCAGCGGCACCCATCTCGCCCCCAACAGCGCGGCCGATCTGGCCTATACGATGCGTACCAACCCGTATCTGAAGGTCCTCTTCATCAACGGCTATTACGACTTCGCCACGCCATTCTACGGTGCGGAGTTCGACGTCAGCCACATGCTGCTCGATCCGCAGCTGCAGAAGAATATCCGCTTCACCTATTACGATGCCGGCCACATGGTCTATCTGAACCCCCAGACCATGCCGCAGATGCATCGCGACCTTTCCGCATGGTATGACGAGGCGCTTCGCGCCGCCACGTCAAGCCGGCCGCCGGCCCGGCCCGGCGCCAAGGCGGCGCAGAACTGA